The following coding sequences lie in one Amycolatopsis cihanbeyliensis genomic window:
- a CDS encoding ferredoxin, with product MKIEVDKEVCCAAGMCALTAPEVFDQDEADGTVMLLEPAPAAQHHAAAREAAELCPSGAITVNDDGG from the coding sequence ATGAAGATCGAGGTGGACAAGGAGGTCTGCTGCGCGGCTGGGATGTGTGCCCTCACCGCGCCGGAGGTCTTCGATCAGGACGAGGCCGACGGGACCGTGATGCTGCTCGAACCGGCCCCTGCCGCGCAGCACCACGCGGCGGCCAGGGAGGCGGCCGAGCTGTGCCCCTCCGGCGCGATCACCGTGAACGACGACGGCGGGTGA
- the sepH gene encoding septation protein SepH: MRALRVVGLHEDGESIVCEDPARRERFLLPADERLRAAARGDVTRLGQIEIELESQMRPREIQSRIRAGESVEQVATTAGVPVQRVERFAYPVLLERSRTAELAQRAHPVREDGPDVQTLGEVVAHSFGVLGQDYGQAGWDSWRGEDGKWVVCLHWKAGRSDNRAHWSFAPGAHGGTVAALDELAEDLLNPHANRAPRTLRSIGQAEQEPDAEQPMLDYGTAGGAVASGGTVIEAPIPEPEEDDTTELPQVPTEDTGADRQPSQAPPPRPAKGKKNHPVVPAWEDVLLGVRSQRG, encoded by the coding sequence ATGCGAGCGCTGCGGGTAGTCGGGTTGCACGAGGACGGCGAGTCCATCGTGTGTGAAGACCCGGCACGCCGTGAGCGCTTCCTACTACCGGCCGACGAGCGCCTGCGCGCGGCCGCGCGCGGTGACGTGACCCGTCTCGGCCAGATCGAAATCGAGCTGGAGAGCCAGATGCGTCCACGCGAGATCCAGAGCCGTATCCGCGCAGGGGAGTCGGTCGAGCAGGTGGCCACCACCGCCGGCGTTCCGGTGCAGCGGGTCGAGCGCTTCGCCTACCCCGTGCTGCTCGAGCGGTCCCGTACCGCCGAACTCGCCCAGCGAGCGCACCCGGTGCGCGAGGACGGGCCGGATGTGCAGACCCTCGGCGAGGTGGTCGCGCACTCCTTCGGCGTACTCGGGCAGGACTACGGCCAGGCCGGCTGGGACTCCTGGCGCGGCGAGGACGGCAAGTGGGTGGTCTGCCTGCACTGGAAGGCCGGCCGTTCGGACAACCGCGCCCACTGGTCCTTCGCTCCGGGAGCACACGGCGGCACGGTGGCCGCGCTGGACGAGCTCGCCGAGGACCTGCTCAACCCGCATGCCAACCGCGCGCCACGCACGCTGCGCTCGATCGGGCAGGCCGAGCAGGAGCCGGACGCCGAGCAGCCGATGCTGGACTACGGCACGGCGGGCGGTGCGGTCGCCTCCGGCGGCACGGTGATCGAAGCCCCGATCCCGGAGCCGGAGGAGGACGACACCACCGAGCTCCCGCAGGTGCCGACCGAGGACACCGGCGCGGACCGGCAGCCGAGCCAGGCACCGCCACCCCGGCCTGCGAAGGGTAAGAAGAATCACCCCGTCGTACCTGCCTGGGAGGACGTCCTGCTCGGGGTCCGCTCACAACGCGGCTAG
- a CDS encoding serine hydrolase, translating to MVEAVRAAAPAVTPGLVVFDRESEVRLLEANGGRRFRAASLTKLLITIEALDRAGGRNARIDGKLRRMLASSDDGIASDLWVEYGRGAIVTRTARRVGLSDTSPPRDPARWGDTLTTPRDVVRTYRYVLEELPARQRELIVSALATARRIAADGWNQHFGIPSGMSLRWAVKQGWSDSPDNNVVHSTGLAGPGWRYVVVLLTEAPAGTRWTPLRAAVTAAASAIEPLLPSA from the coding sequence GTGGTCGAAGCGGTGCGGGCGGCCGCCCCCGCGGTCACTCCCGGCCTGGTCGTCTTCGACCGGGAGAGCGAGGTGCGGCTGCTGGAGGCCAACGGCGGCCGACGGTTCCGGGCCGCCTCGCTGACCAAGCTCCTGATCACCATCGAAGCGCTGGACAGGGCTGGTGGCCGGAACGCTCGGATCGACGGCAAGCTGCGCCGGATGCTGGCATCCAGTGACGACGGCATCGCCAGTGACCTGTGGGTGGAGTACGGCCGCGGCGCGATCGTGACCAGGACGGCGCGGCGTGTCGGGCTGTCCGACACCAGCCCGCCGCGAGACCCCGCCCGCTGGGGCGACACGCTGACAACCCCGCGGGACGTGGTGCGGACCTATCGCTACGTCCTCGAGGAGCTGCCCGCGCGGCAACGCGAGCTGATCGTGTCCGCGCTGGCCACGGCGCGCCGGATCGCCGCGGACGGCTGGAACCAGCACTTCGGTATCCCGAGCGGCATGTCGCTGCGCTGGGCGGTGAAGCAGGGCTGGTCGGACAGCCCGGACAACAACGTGGTGCACAGCACCGGCCTAGCCGGCCCGGGCTGGCGGTACGTGGTCGTGCTGCTCACCGAAGCGCCTGCGGGCACCCGCTGGACCCCGCTGCGCGCCGCGGTCACCGCCGCGGCCTCGGCCATCGAACCGCTGCTGCCCAGCGCGTGA
- a CDS encoding cytochrome P450, producing the protein MTDTTPAEPAARPIPTERRCPFDPPEEVGRLRAEQPISRLAYPDGAQGWLVTEYATARRLLADSRFSSRLELQHSPIRTPEPEPTPPGMFIFMDPPEHTRYRKLLTGQFTLRRMRQLEPRIAEFAEGLLDEMERHGAPADLVRHFALPLPSLVICELLGIPSEQREFFQHYTAEMVRPDLSPEQSAEIDRVVFGFLGELVARKRAAPTDDILSGLLVEDELSDDEAMGMVTILLVAGHETTANMLGLGTFALLEHPEQLAALRADPGLIDGAVEELLRYLSIVQYEINRTALEDVELDGQLIRAGEPVTVSLPGANRDPARFDRPDELDVTASQARQHLAFGHGVHQCLGQQLARAEMRIGYAALVRRFPGLRLEVAREDVPMRTDRGIYGVHQLPISW; encoded by the coding sequence ATGACCGACACCACGCCCGCCGAGCCCGCGGCGCGCCCGATACCGACCGAACGCCGTTGTCCCTTCGACCCGCCGGAGGAGGTGGGGCGGCTGCGTGCCGAGCAGCCGATCAGCAGGCTGGCCTACCCGGACGGCGCGCAAGGCTGGTTGGTGACCGAATACGCCACCGCGCGGCGGCTGCTGGCCGACAGCCGGTTCAGCTCGCGGCTGGAGCTGCAGCACTCGCCGATCCGCACCCCGGAACCGGAGCCCACGCCGCCGGGGATGTTCATCTTCATGGACCCACCGGAGCACACCCGGTACCGGAAGCTGCTCACCGGCCAGTTCACCCTGCGCCGGATGCGCCAGCTCGAACCGCGGATCGCCGAGTTCGCGGAGGGGCTGCTGGACGAGATGGAACGGCACGGCGCACCGGCCGACCTGGTGCGGCACTTCGCGCTGCCGCTGCCCTCGCTGGTGATCTGCGAACTGCTCGGTATCCCGAGCGAGCAGCGGGAGTTCTTCCAGCACTACACCGCGGAGATGGTCCGGCCGGATCTCTCCCCCGAGCAGTCCGCCGAGATCGACCGGGTGGTGTTCGGGTTCCTCGGCGAGTTGGTCGCGCGCAAGCGGGCCGCGCCGACCGACGACATCCTCAGCGGGCTGCTGGTCGAGGACGAGCTTTCCGACGACGAGGCCATGGGGATGGTCACGATCCTGCTGGTTGCCGGGCACGAGACCACCGCGAACATGCTCGGTCTCGGTACTTTCGCGCTGCTGGAGCACCCCGAGCAGCTCGCGGCGCTGCGCGCCGATCCCGGGCTGATCGACGGCGCGGTCGAGGAACTGTTGCGGTACCTGAGTATCGTGCAGTATGAGATCAACCGCACCGCCTTGGAGGACGTGGAGCTGGACGGGCAACTGATCAGGGCGGGGGAGCCGGTCACCGTGTCCCTGCCCGGCGCCAACCGCGACCCTGCTCGGTTCGACCGGCCGGACGAGCTGGACGTCACCGCCTCGCAGGCACGGCAGCACCTGGCCTTCGGGCACGGGGTGCACCAGTGTCTCGGCCAGCAGTTGGCCAGGGCGGAGATGCGGATCGGGTACGCGGCCCTGGTGCGCCGCTTCCCAGGTTTACGCCTGGAGGTGGCACGGGAAGATGTGCCTATGCGGACAGATCGCGGTATCTATGGGGTGCACCAGTTGCCCATTAGTTGGTAG
- a CDS encoding SigE family RNA polymerase sigma factor yields MQSRSARDREFAEFFEHRFDMACRYAYALCGNRAESEEIAQAAFVRIYPRWPKVRKATADAYLRTVVTRLFLDNRRRGRSRERVMAEPPEVAIAADLTEVERQPLHAALLDLPPRQRAVVLLRFGYDLSLEQVAKVLGCSVGTVKSQASRGLDALRERYQGLFGELEGKAVGRPCSTTS; encoded by the coding sequence GTGCAGTCACGATCGGCACGGGACCGGGAGTTCGCCGAGTTCTTCGAGCACCGGTTCGACATGGCGTGCCGGTACGCCTATGCCCTGTGCGGCAACCGGGCGGAGAGCGAGGAGATCGCGCAGGCCGCGTTCGTACGGATCTACCCGCGCTGGCCCAAGGTCCGCAAGGCCACCGCGGACGCCTACCTGCGCACGGTGGTGACCAGGTTGTTTCTCGACAACCGGCGCCGCGGTCGGAGCAGGGAACGGGTGATGGCCGAACCGCCGGAGGTGGCGATCGCGGCGGACCTGACCGAGGTCGAGCGGCAACCGCTGCACGCCGCGCTGCTCGATCTGCCACCGCGGCAACGGGCGGTGGTGCTGCTGCGGTTCGGCTACGACCTGTCCCTCGAGCAGGTGGCCAAGGTGCTGGGCTGCTCGGTGGGCACGGTCAAGAGCCAGGCCTCCCGCGGCCTGGATGCGCTGCGGGAGCGCTACCAGGGACTTTTCGGGGAACTCGAGGGGAAGGCGGTGGGTCGGCCATGTTCGACGACGAGCTGA
- a CDS encoding glycosyltransferase 87 family protein has product MLDWRAPRPAVLILLLAEVVIVGVLLAWKHLDGLDLEVYRLGADALLSSGDPYGVLPPTRDGTVLPFTYPPFAALAFAPLLVLPLDIALVLLSVVSVLALGAVIALCFAGADRRVWVVGGAALAVQAVALLSEPVRATLGFGQLNLLLMLLVGVDVLAPGWRYRGVLIGLAAAIKLTPAAFLLFFLLRKDFRAVVRAAVVFGGCALLAWLLAPSASVRYWTELIFARERVGDPGYIGNQSLRGLLARLGPPAETLLWVGAVLLVLAATVLLMRRALAAGRPVPAVLVCALGALLVSPVSWTHHWVWVAPVLGVLVWSGLHGGRTRVVLLLGSAAVAAVVFVWSPLWDYRDVWPIRESYVLVGLLLLGLLGLTLDDPLYRPSERGDVVRLDRREQPDA; this is encoded by the coding sequence GTGCTCGATTGGCGCGCGCCACGCCCAGCGGTGCTGATTTTGCTCCTTGCCGAGGTCGTGATCGTCGGCGTGTTGCTGGCGTGGAAACACCTGGACGGCCTGGACCTCGAGGTCTACCGGCTCGGCGCGGACGCGCTGCTCAGCAGCGGCGATCCGTACGGTGTGCTGCCGCCGACCAGGGACGGCACCGTGCTGCCGTTCACCTATCCACCGTTCGCGGCGCTGGCCTTCGCTCCGCTGCTGGTGCTGCCGCTGGACATAGCGCTGGTGCTGCTCAGTGTGGTGTCGGTGCTGGCGCTGGGCGCTGTGATCGCGCTGTGCTTCGCGGGCGCGGACCGGCGGGTGTGGGTGGTCGGTGGCGCCGCGCTGGCCGTGCAGGCGGTGGCGCTGCTCAGCGAGCCGGTGCGCGCCACCCTCGGATTCGGCCAGCTCAACCTGCTGCTGATGCTGCTGGTCGGCGTGGACGTCCTGGCCCCCGGGTGGCGCTACCGCGGCGTGCTCATCGGGCTGGCCGCGGCGATCAAGCTGACCCCGGCGGCGTTCCTGCTGTTCTTCCTGCTGCGCAAGGACTTTCGCGCGGTGGTACGGGCAGCGGTGGTGTTCGGTGGCTGTGCCCTGCTGGCCTGGTTGCTGGCGCCGTCCGCCTCGGTGCGCTACTGGACCGAACTGATCTTCGCGCGGGAGCGGGTGGGGGACCCCGGCTACATCGGCAACCAGTCGTTGCGCGGGTTGCTCGCCCGGCTCGGCCCACCCGCCGAGACGCTGTTGTGGGTCGGCGCGGTGCTGCTGGTGCTCGCCGCGACGGTACTGCTGATGCGCCGCGCGCTGGCCGCGGGGCGGCCGGTGCCCGCGGTGCTGGTCTGCGCGTTGGGCGCGCTGCTGGTCTCGCCGGTCTCCTGGACGCACCACTGGGTGTGGGTGGCGCCGGTGCTCGGCGTGCTGGTGTGGTCCGGCCTGCACGGCGGCCGGACCCGAGTCGTGCTGTTGCTCGGGTCCGCCGCCGTGGCCGCGGTGGTGTTCGTGTGGAGCCCGCTGTGGGACTACCGGGATGTCTGGCCGATCAGGGAGAGCTACGTGCTGGTCGGCCTGCTTCTGCTCGGGCTACTTGGCCTGACGCTCGACGACCCACTCTATCGCCCGAGTGAGCGCGGTGACG
- a CDS encoding acyl-CoA desaturase, giving the protein MTSTLDRTTGSSGGTKPILEGRAGVVRQVAVYVFIGLPFLALLAAVPFLWGWGLSWLDIALAVGFFYLTGLGVTVGYHRYLTHGSFKATRPMRIALAIAGSMAVQGPPITWVANHRRHHAFADREGDPHSPWLFGTSPLAVLKGFWHAHIGWNFSRNLTNKQRFTPDLLIDKDMVRVNKLFWLWTVLTLLLPAVIGGLATWSWWGALTAFFWAGLVRVGVLHHVTWSTNSICHMIGERPFKSRDKAANFWPLAVLSFGESWHNLHHADPTCARHGVRRGQIDTSARLIWLFEKLGWVSHVRWPTSKRVAALTRD; this is encoded by the coding sequence ATGACCTCGACCCTTGACCGGACCACCGGATCCAGCGGTGGAACGAAGCCGATTCTGGAGGGCAGGGCCGGTGTCGTGCGGCAGGTAGCGGTGTACGTGTTCATCGGGTTGCCGTTCCTCGCGTTGCTCGCCGCCGTACCGTTCCTCTGGGGCTGGGGGCTCAGCTGGCTGGACATCGCGTTGGCGGTCGGGTTCTTCTACCTGACCGGGCTCGGCGTGACCGTGGGGTACCACCGATACCTGACGCACGGCTCGTTCAAGGCGACCCGGCCGATGCGAATCGCGCTGGCGATCGCCGGCAGCATGGCAGTGCAGGGCCCGCCGATCACCTGGGTCGCCAACCACCGCAGGCACCACGCCTTCGCCGACCGGGAGGGCGACCCGCACTCGCCGTGGCTGTTCGGCACCTCGCCGCTCGCGGTGCTCAAGGGGTTCTGGCACGCGCATATCGGCTGGAACTTCAGCCGGAACCTGACCAACAAGCAGCGGTTCACCCCGGACCTGCTGATAGACAAGGACATGGTCCGGGTGAACAAGCTGTTCTGGCTGTGGACGGTGCTGACCCTGCTGCTGCCCGCCGTGATCGGCGGGCTGGCCACCTGGTCCTGGTGGGGGGCGCTGACCGCGTTCTTCTGGGCCGGGCTGGTCCGGGTGGGGGTGCTGCACCACGTCACCTGGTCGACCAACTCGATCTGCCACATGATCGGCGAGCGGCCGTTCAAGAGCAGGGACAAGGCGGCGAACTTCTGGCCGCTGGCCGTGCTCTCCTTCGGCGAGTCCTGGCACAACCTGCATCATGCCGACCCGACCTGCGCCCGCCACGGTGTGCGGCGGGGCCAGATCGACACCTCGGCCAGGCTGATCTGGCTGTTCGAGAAGTTGGGCTGGGTGTCCCACGTGCGCTGGCCGACATCGAAGCGGGTGGCCGCACTGACCCGCGACTGA
- a CDS encoding DUF2537 domain-containing protein, translating to MELRVQGERVVLAGYDADTEYPDGVVGAELTEALQEWARVAAAFIRAGTGPEDEAAAVVSQRGRQLAARVAGTVGEPVNYVDPVTATEQLVHPPRNGGVTVLARRLLGGDPQGTEPTPWGTGLIVAAFVGVVVAVAMLALTSTLAAETTNWLTLGAAVMVTAGLSPSLWLARKLPIVRWVVLGAAAGVAFSWVGVLAIVL from the coding sequence GTGGAGTTGCGGGTCCAGGGCGAGCGGGTGGTGCTGGCCGGATACGACGCGGACACCGAGTACCCGGACGGGGTGGTCGGCGCCGAACTGACCGAGGCGCTCCAGGAATGGGCTCGGGTCGCGGCAGCCTTCATCCGGGCAGGCACCGGTCCCGAGGACGAGGCGGCCGCGGTGGTGTCGCAGCGGGGCAGGCAACTCGCCGCGCGGGTCGCGGGCACCGTCGGTGAGCCGGTGAACTACGTGGATCCGGTGACCGCGACCGAGCAGCTCGTCCACCCTCCGCGCAATGGCGGGGTGACCGTGCTGGCCCGCCGGTTGCTCGGGGGCGATCCGCAGGGCACCGAGCCCACGCCGTGGGGGACCGGCCTGATCGTCGCCGCGTTCGTCGGTGTGGTGGTGGCGGTGGCGATGCTCGCGCTGACGAGCACCCTGGCCGCCGAGACCACGAACTGGCTGACCTTGGGTGCGGCGGTGATGGTGACCGCGGGCCTCTCGCCGTCGTTGTGGCTCGCCCGCAAGCTGCCGATCGTGCGGTGGGTCGTGCTCGGAGCCGCCGCCGGGGTCGCCTTCTCCTGGGTCGGCGTCCTCGCGATCGTTCTCTAG
- a CDS encoding TrmH family RNA methyltransferase — protein sequence MAREVFIDDSGDERLTDFRDLTTADRRPDRPGGRGLVIAEGTVVVRRLLESPYPVRALLGVERRIRELAGDLAGTAAPAYVASAETMAEVVGFHLNRGVLAVADRVPRPPASGIAAGARALAVLEGVGDHENLGALFRNAAALGVDGVLLGSGCSDPLYRRSVRVSMGHVLRVPFGTLDPWPCGLEQLRAQGFRIAALTPRAEAIELRALRDRRPERVALLLGSEGYGLSEAALAAADLAVRIPMATGVDSLNVATSAAVAFYEMGVP from the coding sequence GTGGCACGCGAGGTTTTCATCGACGACTCCGGCGACGAGCGGCTGACGGATTTCCGCGATCTGACCACCGCCGACCGGCGTCCGGACCGGCCCGGTGGCAGGGGTTTGGTGATCGCCGAAGGCACCGTGGTGGTACGGCGGTTGCTCGAGTCGCCGTACCCCGTACGGGCGCTACTCGGAGTAGAACGCCGCATCCGCGAGCTGGCGGGTGATCTTGCCGGAACGGCGGCGCCCGCCTATGTCGCGTCCGCGGAGACCATGGCCGAGGTGGTCGGTTTCCACCTCAACCGCGGGGTGCTGGCGGTCGCCGACCGGGTGCCGAGACCACCGGCGAGCGGGATCGCCGCCGGGGCACGGGCGCTCGCCGTGCTGGAGGGGGTCGGCGATCACGAGAACCTCGGCGCGCTGTTCCGCAACGCGGCGGCGCTGGGCGTGGATGGGGTGCTGCTCGGCTCCGGGTGCTCGGATCCGCTGTACCGGCGCAGCGTGCGGGTGTCGATGGGGCATGTGCTGCGGGTCCCGTTCGGCACCCTCGACCCGTGGCCGTGCGGCCTCGAGCAGTTGCGTGCGCAGGGGTTCCGGATCGCGGCGCTCACCCCGCGCGCGGAGGCCATCGAGCTGCGCGCGCTGCGCGACCGGCGACCGGAGCGGGTGGCGTTGCTGCTCGGCTCGGAGGGGTACGGGCTGTCCGAGGCGGCGCTGGCCGCCGCCGATCTGGCGGTCCGCATCCCGATGGCCACCGGGGTCGATTCGCTCAACGTGGCGACATCCGCGGCCGTGGCCTTCTACGAGATGGGCGTTCCGTGA